One genomic segment of Linepithema humile isolate Giens D197 chromosome 5, Lhum_UNIL_v1.0, whole genome shotgun sequence includes these proteins:
- the PpV gene encoding serine/threonine-protein phosphatase 6 catalytic subunit: MSDIDKWIEIAKECKYLPENDLKKLCDMVCDLLLEESNIQPVSTPVTVCGDIHGQFYDLEELFRNGGPVPDTNYIFLGDFVDRGYYSLETFTRLLTLKAKWSDRITLLRGNHESRQITHVYGFYDECQNKYGNANAWKYCCRVFDLLTVAALIDEQVLCVHGGLSPAIRTLDQIRTIERNQEIPHKGAFCDLVWSDPEDVETWTVSPRGAGWLFGSKVTYMFMEVNDLKLICRAHQLVQEGYRYMFNDKLVTVWSAPNYCYRCGNIASIMQFTTVDQRTPVLFQAVPDSERVIPPLTPTPYFL, encoded by the exons ATGTCAGACATCGATAAATGGATAGAAATTGCAAAAGAATGCAAATACTTGCCCGAGAATGATCTCAAG AAATTGTGTGACATGGTATGTGATCTGTTACTGGAAGAGTCCAATATTCAACCTGTGTCCACTCCGGTGACAGTGTGCGGCGATATCCATGGTCAA TTTTACGATTTAGAAGAACTATTTCGCAACGGCGGTCCTGTGCCGGATACGAATTACATATTCTTGGGAGATTTTGTTGATCGGGGTTACTATAGTTTAGAAACATTCACTCGTCTACTCACACTCAAAGCTAAGTGGTCCGACAGGATAACGCTACTTCGCGGAAATCACGAATCTAGACAAATCACACATGTTTATGGATTTTATG ATGAATGCCAAAACAAGTATGGTAATGCTAATGCATGGAAGTACTGTTGTAGGGTATTTGACTTGCTCACAGTTGCTGCC TTAATTGATGAACAGGTTCTTTGTGTACATGGTGGATTATCCCCAGCTATTAGAACACTAGATCAAATTAGAACGATTGAAAGGAATCAAGAGATTCCTCACAAAG gTGCTTTCTGTGATTTGGTCTGGTCTGATCCAGAGGATGTAGAAACATGGACAGTGAGTCCACGTGGTGCAGGCTGGTTGTTTGGCAGTAAAGTGACTTACATGTTTATGGAAGTAAATGATCTTAAACTCATCTGTAGGGCGCACCAACTAGTTCAGGAAG GTTATAGGTACATGTTTAATGACAAACTCGTCACAGTGTGGTCAGCTCcaaattattgttatcgaTGCGGTAACATAGCTAGTATCATGCAGTTTACAACAGTGGATCAGAGGACACCCGTGCTGTTCCAGGCAGTGCCTGATTCCGAGAGAGTAATCCCACCTCTTACACCCACTCCGTACTTTTTGTGA